The region AACAAAAATCAAACTAGTTGCAACTACTTTATTTACATGAAAAAGATGTCACCTTCTGTCCTTCCATATAGAATACAGTAGTATGATGCAAATGCAACAATTATATTTCGGGAAAGATTCATTCATTAATGAAAAATTTGGTTATCGTACTTCAGTTAGACTCTGTTTTTTCTACTAAATAGTTTACTTGTTTTACTCCTAATAAAAACAATTACGTATATAACAAAACatgttaaaaattaaaacaatAAGCTCCTCGTTGAAAACAAATACAGTACAAGACACTGCTGTGTACTAATTTATATTGAATGACAAAATAAACAAGAAGAACCAACTATAATCGTGAAGGAAACAACAAATGAAACGGTATCTCTTCCCATTTTGTTGGGCGGGGTAACATGACAGATACGCATACATGTGTGTGTTTTAGTTTTAGTGTACAGGAATTAAGGGCACTTCTTTCTGCCACCATGAGTGGTCATGTTAGCGTAACAAGGGCACACATCTTCGTTGCCAGCGGTGCCCGGAGGTACGCAGTTGCAACGAGCGCAACAAGTGCCACATGCTCTGTGACACAGATTAGGCCTTGATGATAATTTACATCGTTCTGAGCATCTCTCGCCACAATCTGTATTCGTTCACATATCGATTATCACATTgacaagtatatatataaacaaataTAAACGTGAATTTGACATTAAAGTTTGGATTAAATCATAATAGTTTCGAGTATAGAGAATGAGACTCTAACACATTTTTTTATTGAGATTTCAATCACATTCCAGTTATAATAACTTTAGCCGAGTTACAAATCCAAGAGACCGCATATAAAAACTTGTGTAGTAATGTATGTACCTATTTTGGGGGGAAGAGGGCTTGAAGGGAGGGGGGCAGGTGAAGGTGCTGATGCTGGTGCACTGTCAAAGCCATTCGTGTTCATCTATACATAATAAAAACGGAATGATACAAGATTAACGCCAGAAATAATCGTGGACTAGTGGAGGTAAAAATTAATTGGAGATTTTTGTATGAGATATCCAAGGTGCAACTAGAGTCGAGTACATATATGCTTACCGATATTTCTTCACTGTAATTAAATTGCAGGATTAGAAGAAAATAAATAATAAGAAAAATGGAAGCAGGAAAATTCTTGGAGATTGCCATGAGATTCAGAAATGAAATGAAGAGGTGAAGTGGTGGCACCAAGTATTTATAATTGAACTAGTATAAAGGAATTGCAAATGCAAGAACATCACCGTTCTATATAATTGACTATCTGCGGCTTACAAACTAAAGATACTAAAATTTgactataaatttaatatatattaacaaAATGTAATGAATGATATAGTTGAGAAATGAGCTGTCATGCAAATATGCAATCATGATCCTACCTTCACATTAGACAAGGGTATAAAAAAATACCTTCAACTTGCCAAAAAAAAAATTAGCTGTTTTCTCATACTCGCTAAATTAACATGAAATGTTGAAAGAATGTTTTTGATTTCTTTGAGAGAAGATATATTCTTCGGTTTATTGATGGAAATTATTGTTTGGTAATAATTGGTTGGGCCATGTATATTTTAGGAAAATACTAGGTGTTAATGGAAGAATTTGGTTAATAAAAATTAAGTTTCACTATAATCAAGATCTGCAACACTGATTGGTGATTTGAGAAATTACCGGAGTACCGTAATTTGTTCTTTGATAATCGTATTCATTCTCTCCACGTTGTGAAACTCCTTCTTTTTTGGACTTCTCATCAATGCTCTCCTTTCATGGTCAACCTCCACCATAACGACAGTCGTAAACCTTCTTTGTTGGGACCGTCATACATCATTATCAAAAACATTCATCGTAGATTTTCATCGCAACTTTTGATTGTAGATAGTCGTCGCAAACAGATACCGGTCATATTTAGCACCGTATAGGGCGTGTCCGGGGCTCCGGATACATGTTCTCTGAAGCTCAATTTACTCGATCTTCGTCGGTGATTCGACTCATTTTCTTCAATAACCTGATAAAATATCTTTGTCTATTTTATGCTGTAACAACTGCCCCCAATTTTCTAGTTTGTTAAAAAATAAAGTGTAAAATTTATTCACTTCATCTAATCTTCCACTAATGAAGTTCATACTTGTTTTCTAAAATCTTCATTTAATCCTCCGCAAAATAGCTTCAATTTATTTTCGCAAAATTTTCATTCAGTCCTTCGCAAGTAGCTTTAATCTTGTTTCCACAAAATCTTCATTCAATCTTCCACAAATAAAATTTCCATCGCACATTCGTGTTCAGTTCCGTTCGGTTCTTCCGATTCGGGTTGATTTTATTCGGTTCTGAATGAAACAGATctgcttcggttcttaaaattTTCTTGTTTCGGTTCTTGGTTCTTACGGTTTTGGTTCCGTTCGGTTCTGACCCGTTGTTCATGTTGGGTTTCGGGGCAGTAAAACACAGCagaaataaaaaattaaaattttaaaaccagAAAAATCCAAAACTCATAATTGGATCCATgtgaaaataatatttaattcgtggATGAGATGTTTAACTTAAGAAACTTTACGATTATGGTTGTCTAATGGAGGTCCTTACTTGAAATGATCATCGCGTATCCCGCCTGGGCGATCTACGCCGTAGGGTATCACACGAAAGCCGGTACGGAAGAGGTGTGTACTAGCACCAAGAATCGAACTCgttcttcatctctctctctctctcccgctCTCTCTCTGCTGTTAGGGTTTTATTATAAAACGTAGTTTTAATAAATCAGCCCTAAAGAGATTATATAAGAGAGAGATAAAAACAAATTTTAACTCTAATCTAAATTAGAGTTATTAAAAATCTGAATTTCTAGTTTTTATctaattaagtcttacttaatcaTCAAGCAACTGAATATCGATTTTAATATTTGTAAATTCAAATTTTAATTATTCTATTAATTAAGGccaatttaattaataataaataatttaaatttcctatttaattcaaatttaaatttatattaacTATTCCTTCAAGTtttctttgtgcgaccctataggttattattacgttgacaataatttaaatatctcatatttaaattataaacaatgagcgacatctagtaatacatcattgctagGCAAGTActaataattaaatcagtgatcgattaaacctttcgtgaagAGTGTACAACATAGTttaatccttttaaccatatattatagattaaactcaagacatgttatgtgtcatcctcttcataatttaatccaggttttcttgatcaatgagtatatcatttcaaatcaatatttgagcgcgGTGTCACGCATTTCAttgtctagctcacacaagagggCAATAATATCACTTCAAAATTAGGATGgttaaatcatttctagatcattcatatttctcacacAATTCCTAATATACCCTAAGTCCACTTTTGTCATTAACCGGTCAAAAGAAACTTTTgatgtaatcaaagtatattaatcatcatatataaatataatgatttcaagtcgaaggaccattacatcattatgttagaagaaattgatgatatccaTATTTAAACTATCAAAATTTATTTATCAGCGTTTGATATCAG is a window of Apium graveolens cultivar Ventura chromosome 11, ASM990537v1, whole genome shotgun sequence DNA encoding:
- the LOC141697851 gene encoding gibberellin-regulated protein 11-like translates to MAISKNFPASIFLIIYFLLILQFNYSEEISMNTNGFDSAPASAPSPAPLPSSPLPPKIDCGERCSERCKLSSRPNLCHRACGTCCARCNCVPPGTAGNEDVCPCYANMTTHGGRKKCP